The genomic segment TTTTTAAATTCTCTTCAAGTTTTTTTGTATAAATTAATTTTCCACATTTTTCACATTTGACCCACAATTCTTTTTTAATTTCAACTTTTTCTTTCGGTGAAATCTCAATATACCGCTTTCTTTTGAATATCATAAAACTCCACTCTCCTTTAATGTTTTCTTAATCTTTTCTATACTCTCATCACTCGGTCCACATAAAGGAAGTCTCCATTCAGGACTTATCATACCCATTAAAGAAAGACATGTTTTTACAGGTATTGGATTTGTTTCTATAAAAAGAATTTTAAAGATTGGGAAAAGTTTAAGATGTATCTTCCTTGCATTTTCATAGTCACCATTTAACGTATATTCAACCATCTGAGAAACTTCAAGAGGAACTATATTTGAAGCGACTGAAACAACCCCTTTTCCTCCAACAGACATAATTGGTAAAGTTAAAGAATCATCTCCGGAGAGAACTGTAAAATCTTCTCTTTTTAATAGCGTAAGTATTTTACTTACCTGATCAAGAGAACCACTTGCTTCCTTTATCCCAACTATATTTTTTATTTCGGAAAGTTCCGCAACTGTTTCAGGTGTAATAGAAATCCCTGTTCTTGAAGGCACATTGTATAGAATAAGAGGTATTGATACTGCCTTTGCAATCGCCTTATAATGAAGATAAAGTCCTTTCTGAGTTGGTTTATTATAATAAGGGGTTATCAAAAGTGCTGCATCTGCTCCTACCTTTTCAGCATATTCAGTAAGTTCAATCGCTTCTTTAGTATTATTTGAACCAGTACCTGCTATAACAGGAACTTTCTTATTAACATATTCAACAGTAAACTTTATCAAATCTTTATGCTCTTCATAACTTAAAGTTGCCGGTTCTCCTGTACAACCAGCAACTAAAATCCCATTGGTTTTATTCTTTATTTGAAAATCAATAAGTGTTTTATAGGAATTATAATCAACCTTATCATTCTTAATTGGTGTTACAAGTGCAACAATTGCTCCTTTAAACATATTTCCTCCTTTTTCAAATTAAGAATTTTATATCAATATAATTAAAACCAAATTCTTTCAACTTTTCAATTATTTTTTTCTTATTCATTCTACAAAGAGAAAGAAAACAACTATTTTCAACTTTAATATAAAGTTTTTTTTCTTTTTCGTAAAGAACATAACTTTTCCCTCTCATTTTTTCATCTATTATCCTTGGCCAGAGAACAGTTATATCAATATTTCTATTCTTTTCGTCAGGTATCTCAATTTTATTTAAAACCCTTTTAACAATACTATCTATTTTTTCTGTTTTCATTTCTCATTCTGTTTTTAATGGCATACAAACATATAAGAAATTATCTTCTTCCTCTGGTTTCATTAAAACTGGTTTTGAAGAAGATGTAAAAGAAAAAATAAACTCTTTTTTTTCTACTACTTGTAAAAAATCAATCAAAAAATTAGGAGGAAAAATTATATCTATTTCCTCATCACTGTAAGGAATATCCATTTTTTCCTGAGCTTCTCCAAGTTCTCCTGAAGCGGATAAAATTAAAGCATCTTTTTTAAAACTTAATTTAACTTTATTATTTCTTTCTGAAGTAAAAAGTGAAATTCTCTTTAAAGACGATAAAAATAAATCTGTATTGATTTGAGAAATTTTTGATTTTTTAATATCAGGAATAACTTTTTCATAATCAGGAAACTCTTCTGCTCCTGTAAGTAGTTGAGAAATAAACAAAACACTTCCTATTCCTTTTTTGTTTTCTTCCATCTGTATTGTAAAACTTGTTTGAAAAGATATATTATTTTTTCCAATAAAAACTTCTACTTCTTCATTATTTAATAAATTTATCATTTTTTTTATTAAATTATATGATAATAAAACCTTTGTATTTTTCTTAAAGGGAGTATCAAATAAAATAGAGAAAAGAGATAATCTTCTGGTATCTGTTCCTATTATATTTATAACTTTTTCCTTTATATCAAAAAGTCCTCCTCTGAACTGCTGTCTTGGTTCATCTGGGTCAATACAGAAAATAGTTTTTTTAAAACCATCTTTTAATGTTTCTCCTTTAATTCTGAAAGTTATTTCTGAAGAGAATTTTGGGATTTTAGGAAAATCTTCTGTTTCCATTTCTATAAATGAATACTGGGATGATTCTCCTATTAAATTAATAAACTTTTCTTTTTTTTCTATTTTTATTTCTTTATTTTTAAATTGTTTTAAGAGAGAGATAAATTGTTTTCCTGGAATAACACATTGACCTTTTTCTTTAACATCACATTCTAAAGAAACTTTAACAGTATTTTCAAGGTCTGTTGCAATTAACGTTAAATTATTTTCTTTTCCTTCTAAAAAAATTCCTCCACAAATCGCTATTGTTGGTTTCGCAGGTAAAACATCTGAAATGTACTCAAGCCCTTTATTTAAAACTTCACTACTTATATTTACTTTCATTTTTAATCCTCCTTTTTATATATATTTTATAATTAATAGTAAAATTGTGGAAAAATACTAAAAAATTTAAAAATCTATAATTTGTAAATAAATTTTTATGTGCAAAACCTGTGAATTCACTGTTCATTTAATTTTTCCTTTATATTTTCTATTATTTTTTTTAAATTTTTATCCTTTTCCATTAACTCTTTAACTTTTTTACAGGCATGTAAAACAGTCGTATGGTCCTTTCCTCCAAACTCAGAAGCAATTGAATTTAAAGAAGTTTCTGTTAATTCCCTTCCAAGATACATAGCTATTTGTCTAGGAAGAATTATATTTTTAACCCTTTTTTCACTTTTTATTTCTTCAGGAGATAAACCAAAATACTCACAAACAACATTCATTATTTGTTTAATATTTACAAACTTTTTTTCTTTTTTATCTGAACTGTATACACCCTCTATTATTTCATCTATTAAGTTTTTATTAAGTTCTCTATTCAGTAAGGTCACATTTGCAACAAGTCCATTTAAAATTCCTTCTATTAATCTAATATTATCTTTTATTTTTTCAGCGATATAAAAAATAAGGTCTTCAGAGAAAGAAAGTTTCCTCAATTCACTTTTTTTCTTTATTATTGCAACCCTTGTTTCTATATCCGGGGTCTGTAAATCAACTATAAGACCCCATTCAAACCTTGATACAAGACGTTTTTCAAGAAACTTTATTTCTTTTGGCGGTTTATCACTTGAAAGAACTATCTGTTTTCTTTTATCATAGAGAAAATTAAAAGTATGGAAAAATTCTTCCTGAGTTCCTTCTTTTCCTGCAATAAAATGAATATCATCTATTAAAAGATAATCAAGATTACGGAATTTATTTCTGAAAAGATGAGTTGTTTTATTTTTTATACTTGTTATAAACTCATTTACAAAATATTCAGATGGCATGTAAGCAATTTTAGCATTACTTTTCTCCTTAACAAAATGACCGATTGCCTGCATTAAATGAGTTTTGCCAAGTCCAACACCTCCATATAGAAAAAGAGGGTTATAAGCAACTCCAGGAGATTGAGCAACAGCAACACTTGCAGCATGAGCAAGACGATTACATGGACCAACAACAAAGTTTTCAAAAGTATACTCGGGATTCAATGCTATTTCAAAAAAACTTTCTTCTTTTATTTCTGAAGGGAGGTCTATAGAATAAATTATTTCAAAATTAGGATTAAAACCAAAGATTTTTTGTATTTCTTCTCTTAAAATTTCTATATAAGGTAAAAAATTCTTTTCAAAAGTTGAATTTGGAACTTCTATTTTTACAATATTTTCAGTTATATCTATAAGTTTTACAGGTTTTATCCATAAATCAAAGGTCCTTGAATTATTTATCTTTTCTTCCACATTATTGAGTACGATATTCCACAGTTTATGAACTTCTTTTTCCATGTTTTCCACAGGTTTTTAACAAATAAACTTTTGTATTATTCATTTTTTCCACAACAATGTTTATATTTTTTACCACTTCCACATGGACATGGTTGATTTCTTCCTATTTTTTGTTTTTTCAAAGAAGCGGTTGGACTGTTAATTACATTTTTATTATATAAACCTTCAGAAATACTCTGTGCAACAGAAACAGGTTCTTCTTTTTCTTTTGTTGTAGCAAACTGTTCATATGTTTGATGGACAAACTCCTTTCTTTCTGTTTCTCTAACTTTAAGAGCAACCTTTTCTGTAACCTGAATTTTTAATAAATTACCAATAATTTCTTCTTTAATAGATTTTAACATTTCCTGAAAATATTGAAAAGATTCATGTTTATATGCTATTAATGGGTCTTTCTGAGCATATGCTCTTAAACTTATACCTTCTCTCAATTCATCCATTGCCCTTAAATGTGCTTTCCATCTATTGTCTATTACCTGTAAAAACACAAATTTCTTTAATTCTTCAAAAAATTCACCCAGTTGTTTCTTTTTATCCTCTAATACAGAAATGAAGATATCCTTTAACTTTTCTTTAAAATCATCTTTCCACAAAAGGTAATTTTTTATATTTTCAGGATTTTCTATTTCAATATTTATTCCAAAAGTTGTTTTAAAATATTTAGTTAATCCTTCTATGTTCCACATATATGGTTTTATTTTTTCATCACAGTATTCATTGAAAACTCTCTCAATAATTTCTTCTATATACTCTTTTAAATATTCATCAAGATTTCTATTTTCAAGAATGTCCTGTCTCAAAGTGTAAATAATATTTCTCTGTTCATTCAAAACATTATCAAATTCAAGAAGATTTTTTCTAATTTCAAAATTCCTTCCCTCAACTTTTTTTTGTGCATTATTTATCATTTTTGTTATCAGTGGATGAGTTATTTTTTCTCCTTCAGGTAACTTTCCCATCAATCCTTTTAATCTTTCCCCTCCAAAAATTCTCAAAAGGTCATCTTCAAGGGATAAAAAGAATTTTGAAGAACCGGGGTCTCCCTGCCTTCCTGCTCTACCTTTTAATTGATTATCTATTCTTCTTGCTTCATATCTTTCACTCCCGATTACATGA from the bacterium genome contains:
- the dapA gene encoding 4-hydroxy-tetrahydrodipicolinate synthase, with protein sequence MFKGAIVALVTPIKNDKVDYNSYKTLIDFQIKNKTNGILVAGCTGEPATLSYEEHKDLIKFTVEYVNKKVPVIAGTGSNNTKEAIELTEYAEKVGADAALLITPYYNKPTQKGLYLHYKAIAKAVSIPLILYNVPSRTGISITPETVAELSEIKNIVGIKEASGSLDQVSKILTLLKREDFTVLSGDDSLTLPIMSVGGKGVVSVASNIVPLEVSQMVEYTLNGDYENARKIHLKLFPIFKILFIETNPIPVKTCLSLMGMISPEWRLPLCGPSDESIEKIKKTLKESGVL
- a CDS encoding DciA family protein, with the protein product MKTEKIDSIVKRVLNKIEIPDEKNRNIDITVLWPRIIDEKMRGKSYVLYEKEKKLYIKVENSCFLSLCRMNKKKIIEKLKEFGFNYIDIKFLI
- the dnaN gene encoding DNA polymerase III subunit beta, coding for MKVNISSEVLNKGLEYISDVLPAKPTIAICGGIFLEGKENNLTLIATDLENTVKVSLECDVKEKGQCVIPGKQFISLLKQFKNKEIKIEKKEKFINLIGESSQYSFIEMETEDFPKIPKFSSEITFRIKGETLKDGFKKTIFCIDPDEPRQQFRGGLFDIKEKVINIIGTDTRRLSLFSILFDTPFKKNTKVLLSYNLIKKMINLLNNEEVEVFIGKNNISFQTSFTIQMEENKKGIGSVLFISQLLTGAEEFPDYEKVIPDIKKSKISQINTDLFLSSLKRISLFTSERNNKVKLSFKKDALILSASGELGEAQEKMDIPYSDEEIDIIFPPNFLIDFLQVVEKKEFIFSFTSSSKPVLMKPEEEDNFLYVCMPLKTE
- the dnaA gene encoding chromosomal replication initiator protein DnaA, with translation MEKEVHKLWNIVLNNVEEKINNSRTFDLWIKPVKLIDITENIVKIEVPNSTFEKNFLPYIEILREEIQKIFGFNPNFEIIYSIDLPSEIKEESFFEIALNPEYTFENFVVGPCNRLAHAASVAVAQSPGVAYNPLFLYGGVGLGKTHLMQAIGHFVKEKSNAKIAYMPSEYFVNEFITSIKNKTTHLFRNKFRNLDYLLIDDIHFIAGKEGTQEEFFHTFNFLYDKRKQIVLSSDKPPKEIKFLEKRLVSRFEWGLIVDLQTPDIETRVAIIKKKSELRKLSFSEDLIFYIAEKIKDNIRLIEGILNGLVANVTLLNRELNKNLIDEIIEGVYSSDKKEKKFVNIKQIMNVVCEYFGLSPEEIKSEKRVKNIILPRQIAMYLGRELTETSLNSIASEFGGKDHTTVLHACKKVKELMEKDKNLKKIIENIKEKLNEQ